A genomic region of Helicoverpa armigera isolate CAAS_96S chromosome 31, ASM3070526v1, whole genome shotgun sequence contains the following coding sequences:
- the LOC110381248 gene encoding uncharacterized protein LOC110381248, protein MAFSIRKMFSNISYFSKSGDQASPDGFSQNDARNTNYMNESSRSMNFQSIEPDSTSKLHATSLKLPESVKKYGAKKGSLSDTDLLKSDDFGAKNYRTKNRNLKLDIRKASQSMTESLSQTDNPYIENTPKHISLDCKSADLFSQKFKQLNFSRSFEFEISSESEEELDIESLSECSDTDVSVKEDDKTDIKMCRKVESVCEYQIVPSATPESFGDVELDRNEEERISLLLNYQMKFEKIECVLKKLLSEFQFHIEVSKIFNSKSIVTALPGTDVSNIPKMLGQVTYMDNVKRDSPTESWNIIMEKEDVATKYKFRKQLLSLRHCLDNFAGNYLQNEEPKRAKPVIKRSITFELHKGKRIHKNLKMTNKKRLKHFDFPDHRDALLNLFKETDFDETDTHLDRTDDGSHKCVCQCHNQSLNQSDSGLTKENLSNQSITSSIGNFSLDSTTLSAYSESLDQVISYNSFEDSSLFNSLQQKPAVERITFYVQAHSIQIHSYADGIETKNCISFFCPACDITEREEDGLLKHILSQKHCEKIHFLYKSVYIKKCVALGKEIQPSTVLNPMTMYRDDNKIVCFGDAVYACSLCFENNIVGESILMAHCAEEIHAERKEKMYEMFE, encoded by the coding sequence ATGGCGTTTTCTATACGAAAGATGTTTTCCAATATATCTTATTTCTCAAAATCTGGCGACCAAGCTAGTCCAGATGGGTTTAGTCAAAATGATGCTAGAAATACGAACTATATGAATGAATCTTCACGCAGCATGAATTTCCAATCTATTGAGCCCGATTCTACTTCTAAACTGCATGCAACCAGTCTCAAGCTGCCAGAATCAGTCAAAAAGTATGGTGCCAAAAAAGGTTCTCTATCAGATACTGATCTTCTGAAAAGCGATGATTTCGGTGCAAAAAATTATAGAACAAAGAATAGAAATTTAAAACTGGATATAAGGAAAGCCAGCCAGTCTATGACGGAGTCTTTATCACAAACGGACAATCCGTATATTGAGAATACTCCGAAACACATCTCCTTAGATTGCAAAAGCGCTGATTTGTTCAGTCAGAAATTTAAACAGTTGAATTTCAGCCGTTCGTTTGAATTTGAGATATCCTCGGAGTCTGAGGAGGAGTTAGATATAGAATCGTTGTCCGAATGTTCCGATACGGATGTCTCTGTGAAGGAAGACGATAAGACTGATATAAAAATGTGCAGAAAAGTCGAGTCCGTCTGCGAGTACCAGATAGTACCATCAGCCACTCCAGAATCGTTTGGTGACGTTGAATTAGACCGCAACGAGGAAGAACGGATCTCCCTACTGCTGAACTACCAGATGAAGTTCGAAAAAATTGAATGTGTTTTGAAAAAACTGCTCTCTGAATTCCAATTTCATATTGAAGTGTCCAAAATATTCAACAGCAAATCAATTGTCACTGCGTTACCCGGTACAGACGTTTCTAACATCCCAAAAATGTTAGGTCAAGTTACGTACATGGACAATGTGAAACGTGACTCTCCAACGGAATCCTGGAACATTATAATGGAGAAGGAAGATGTAGCTACTAAATATAAATTCCGGAAGCAACTATTGTCACTCAGACACTGCCTGGACAACTTCGCAGGGAATTACTTACAGAATGAAGAACCAAAGAGAGCAAAGCCAGTTATTAAACGCAGCATAACGTTCGAGCTTCATAAAGGCAAGCGTATTCACAAGAacttaaaaatgacaaacaaaaaacGGCTCAAACATTTCGATTTTCCTGATCACAGAGATGCATTACTCAATCTATTTAAAGAAACCGATTTCGATGAGACTGATACTCATTTAGACCGGACCGATGATGGGTCTCATAAGTGTGTGTGCCAATGTCATAATCAGTCACTAAACCAGTCAGATTCCGGtcttacaaaagaaaatctgTCAAATCAATCAATAACATCGTCTATTGGGAACTTTAGCTTGGATTCTACTACTCTGTCAGCTTACTCCGAGTCTTTAGATCAGGTTATAAGCTACAACAGCTTCGAAGATTCCAGTCTTTTTAATTCTCTGCAGCAGAAGCCCGCTGTGGAACGTATAACGTTCTACGTACAAGCTCATAGCATACAAATTCATTCATACGCCGATGGGATTGAAACTAAGAACTGTATTTCATTCTTCTGTCCCGCTTGCGATATAACTGAGAGGGAAGAAGATGGTCTACTGAAACATATTCTCAGTCAGAAACATTGTGaaaaaattcactttttatacaaaagtgtgtatattaaaaaatgtgttgCATTAGGAAAAGAGATTCAGCCAAGTACGGTTCTAAATCCGATGACTATGTACCGAGATGATAATAAGATAGTTTGCTTTGGGGATGCTGTGTACGCCTGCTCTTTGtgctttgaaaataatatagtcGGAGAGTCAATTCTCATGGCTCATTGCGCAGAAGAAATCCATGCGGAACGCAaagaaaaaatgtatgaaatgttCGAATGA
- the LOC126054372 gene encoding partner of xrn-2 protein 1-like, translated as MKPTIDIDALRTEHESDEQWEVRRNFMEEHKDDFEEGELITLAQLFTNIEFLGCRYPPATMKRIAKLSEKVSAKYRESRKNKLKRTFVQASDAAEQKAKRTFTK; from the exons ATGAAACCTACAATAGATATTGACGCGTTACGTACGGAGCATGAATCTGACGAGCAATGGGAGGTTCGACGTAACTTTATGGAAGAACATAAGGACGATTTTGAGGAAGGCGAATTAATAACTTTGGCTCAATTGTTTACTAATATTGAGTTTTTGGGATGTCG ATACCCACCAGCAACAATGAAAAGGATAGCCAAGCTTTCAGAGAAGGTGTCAGCCAAATACAGAGAAAGCAGAAAGAATAAACTTAAAAGAACATTCGTACAAGCCAGTGACGCGGCAGAGCAGAAGGCTAAGAGAACTTTTACTAAGTAA
- the LOC135119235 gene encoding uncharacterized protein LOC135119235: MPSTSRYKCYFDCDNDGPLHRFPKPEYPHLEKFNSWKKVLDKALQEKGDIYIYNQIRFCDRHFEECYRSASHRLTPNAIPTLDLSTLPVGQTLEGPSGHVEADMSNLLNISQDKLAVIEPSSSTHYHSDVQNALQTAERPKGSRKRGTCQYLKRVVTSKEKEIIKLKQKVLKLKKKYKEQNNKKLSARKISTSKSF; this comes from the exons atgccatcaacgtcaagatataagtgctactttgattgtgacaatgacg gcccattgcaccgatttcctaaacctgaatacccacatttggaaaagtttaactcgtggaaaaaagtactagataaagctttacaagagaaaggcgacatctacatttataaccaaattcgattttgcgacagacattttgaagagtgttaccgttcagccagtcaccgacttactccaaatgcaataccaactctag atttatctacattaccagttggtcaaactcttgaaggtccatcgggacatgtcgaggcagacatgtcgaatttattaaacatttcgcaagataaacttgctgtcattgagccatccagctctacccactatcatagtgatgtacagaatgcattacagacagctgaacgccctaaag gttctaggaaaagagggacttgtcaatatttaaaacgagtcgtcacctccaaagagaaggagataataaagttaaaacagaaagtattgaagctgaaaaagaaatataaggaacaaaataacaagaaactctctgcaaggaaaatttccacatcaaaatcattttga